The following coding sequences lie in one Apium graveolens cultivar Ventura chromosome 1, ASM990537v1, whole genome shotgun sequence genomic window:
- the LOC141711538 gene encoding uncharacterized protein LOC141711538 has translation MTLKSYFLFLILLALSQSVISDQWFPVNPNDQSIQKIAKFAVDSYNKGLKDKTQYLNYSKVVNGKYKDSLIDHGKTYLFNLVAKNQSTGASGEYLTFIFDDIDFNLLQLLSFEKEP, from the coding sequence ATGACTTTAAAATCTTACTTTCTTTTTCTCATTCTTCTCGCTCTTTCTCAATCTGTCATTTCAGACCAATGGTTTCCTGTAAATCCCAATGACCAGAGTATTCAAAAGATTGCAAAATTTGCGGTAGATTCATATAATAAAGGGCTCAAGGATAAAACACAATATCTAAATTACTCGAAAGTTGTTAATGGCAAATATAAAGATTCACTCATTGATCACGGAAAAACTTATTTGTTTAATCTTGTTGCTAAAAACCAAAGTACTGGTGCTTCGGGAGAGTATCTGACCTTTATATTTGATGATATAGATTTCAATTTACTGCAACTTCTCTCCTTCGAAAAAGAACCGTAG